A window of the Lactuca sativa cultivar Salinas chromosome 5, Lsat_Salinas_v11, whole genome shotgun sequence genome harbors these coding sequences:
- the LOC111908738 gene encoding pentatricopeptide repeat-containing protein At5g14770, mitochondrial, giving the protein MGSSLRHFIKQSQCDKTLLRPVLISLTSVRPLSSSSQTIKPGGLYASFFCTLIHLFLSRNRLSKAADAFSAMRNYNYVPESLQSWNRLLREFNNSGMVSQVWFVYSEMISCGVTPNVTTRNIVLHSVCKVGRVGLALDLLRDTSFGECDVVSYNTVIWGFCKYGFVEQGFGLCSEMIKKGFTFDEFTCNILVKGFIDTGFLGYLEWIRDQFGYKGIGYVDVVGFNTLIHGFFKAGNVNSALEMLSRMMEEKSFPNVVTYNTLIDMFCKMMDIPQAKSLFDELMVPQNNGGSVLEELDIKPNAITFTSLINGYLKQQGLEEALNLYEKMAMDGLSYDVVTYTSLIYGLCKHGRIDDAQALFQKMQRVGVYPNHITYSVFLHSFFKSRNAAVPLGLQSQMVVRGIPFDVVVFTIMMDGLFKSGRPDEAEMMFKSLLASGLVPNCFTYSALIDGRCKLGDLDNAKSTFQEMEGKNVSPNVITYTALINGFLKFGKHEAVLEILEKMVVERVMPNIFAYSSLIDGYFKAGEEEVAIRFYEEMKSCGLEENNFVLDAFVNNYKRKGKMNEAGLFFQNMISKGLFPDSINYTSLMDGYFKAGEELAACRMVEEMTEKDVQFDAVAYNVIANGLLGLGKYEVESVYNGIKEHGLSPNLETFNTIIAAYCRVGKIDNALSLWKEIKSVGLVPNEITSNLMVGGLCEAGKIDEAMDLLNEMASLRIYPSSTTHRLMVYAASKSKKGDDILLIHDRIIALGLKPSQKVYNALITTLCRLGMTRKATLALQEMKSSGFSPDIVTYNVLINGYCKSSHLKKAVDTFLHMLVEGVSPNISTYHTLLRGLSKGGLMKEALKLVDDMLERGFEIDSDVYNILVSGYGRIGNRREAIRFYCEMISKGFVPQTSTYNVLISEFAKVGMMIQARELMNEMQEKMVPLNSSTYDILISGWCKLAKRAELERALRASYEYKVKMLLNEMNEKGFEPCESTFRYMTLVFQRQRKKKKS; this is encoded by the coding sequence ATGGGGTCTTCGTTgcggcatttcatcaaacagtcgCAGTGCGACAAGACCCTCCTTCGGCCTGTTCTCATATCCCTTACGTCCGTTAGACCTCTCTCCTCGTCTTCACAAACAATAAAACCTGGAGGATTATATGCTTCGTTTTTCTGCACACTAATCCACCTATTTCTCTCTCGCAACCGGCTCTCCAAAGCAGCAGATGCTTTCAGTGCCATGCGAAATTACAATTATGTTCCTGAAAGTTTACAATCTTGGAACCGCCTCCTTCGAGAATTCAACAACTCAGGGATGGTTTCTCAGGTATGGTTTGTTTATTCGGAGATGATCTCTTGTGGTGTTACTCCAAATGTTACAACTCGCAATATAGTACTACATTCTGTATGTAAAGTGGGTAGAGTCGGATTAGCTTTAGATTTACTAAGAGATACGAGTTTTGGTGAATGTGATGTTGTTAGTTATAATACTGTGATATGGGGTTTTTGTAAATACGGGTTTGTTGAACAAGGATTTGGGTTATGTTCGGAGATGattaaaaaggggtttacttTTGATGAATTTACTTGTAATATATTGGTCAAGGGTTTTATAGATACAGGTTTTTTGGGATATCTGGAATGGATTCGTGATCAGTTTGGTTATAAAGGAATTGGTTATGTGGATGTAGTTGGTTTCAATACTTTGATTCATGGGTTTTTTAAAGCTGGCAATGTGAATTCTGCTCTTGAGATGTTGAGTAGGATGATGGAAGAAAAATCTTTCCCTAATGTTGTAACTTACAATACTTTGATTGACATGTTCTGCAAGATGATGGATATTCCTCAGGCTAAAAGTCTTTTTGATGAGCTTATGGTACCTCAAAACAATGGCGGATCGGTTCTTGAGGAACTGGATATAAAGCCAAATGCTATCACATTTACTTCACTTATCAATGGCTACTTAAAGCAGCAAGGACTTGAAGAAGCTCTTAATTTGTATGAGAAAATGGCCATGGATGGATTATCATATGATGTAGTCACTTACACTTCTCTTATATACGGCCTTTGTAAGCATGGGAGAATCGATGATGCTCAAGCACTTTTTCAGAAAATGCAAAGGGTTGGTGTATACCCTAATCATATAACATACTCTGTGTTTTTACATTCGTTCTTTAAGTCAAGGAATGCAGCAGTTCCCCTTGGTCTACAGAGTCAAATGGTGGTACGTGGAATCCCTTTTGATGTGGTTGTATTCACCATTATGATGGATGGGCTATTCAAAAGTGGAAGGCCTGATGAAGCTGAGATGATGTTTAAAAGTCTTTTAGCTTCTGGTTTAGTTCCAAATTGTTTCACTTATTCTGCATTGATTGATGGGCGTTGCAAGTTAGGAGATTTGGATAACGCGAAGTCTACATTTCAAGAAATGGAGGGCAAAAATGTCTCTCCAAATGTCATTACATACACTGCTCTGATCAATGGCTTTTTAAAATTTGGAAAGCATGAAGCAGTTCTTGAAATCTTGGAAAAAATGGTGGTTGAGAGAGTTATGCCAAATATTTTCGCTTACAGTAGCCTAATTGATGGCTATTTTAAGGCTGGAGAAGAAGAAGTGGCTATCAGATTTTATGAGGAAATGAAATCGTGCGGATTAGAGGAAAACAACTTTGTACTTGATGCTTTTGTTAATAATTATAAAAGGAAAGGGAAAATGAATGAGGCTGGTTTATTTTTTCAGAATATGATATCAAAAGGACTATTTCCTGATTCTATTAATTATACATCATTAATGGATGGTTATTTTAAAGCTGGTGAAGAGTTAGCTGCTTGTAGAATGGTTGAAGAGATGACTGAGAAAGATGTGCAGTTTGATGCTGTTGCTTATAATGTTATAGCAAATGGGCTATTGGGATTGGGGAAATATGAAGTGGAATCTGTTTATAATGGAATAAAAGAACATGGGTTGTCACCAAATCTTGAAACATTCAACACAATCATTGCTGCCTATTGCAGGGTGGGTAAAATAGACAATGCTTTAAGTTTATGGAAAGAGATAAAGAGTGTAGGGTTAGTGCCCAATGAGATTACATCAAATCTCATGGTGGGTGGACTCTGTGAAGCAGGAAAGATTGATGAAGCCATGGATTTGCTGAATGAAATGGCAAGTTTACGGATTTACCCTAGCTCCACAACTCACAGACTTATGGTCTATGCAGCTTCAAAAAGTAAAAAAGGGGATGATATTTTGTTGATTCATGACCGTATTATAGCTTTGGGGCTTAAACCGAGCCAAAAAGTCTATAATGCCCTTATCACCACCTTATGCAGGCTAGGCATGACAAGAAAAGCAACATTAGcattacaagaaatgaaaagcagTGGCTTTTCTCCTGATATTGTTACGTACAATGTGTTAATTAATGGGTATTGTAAAAGCTCCCATTTAAAAAAGGCTGTTGATACATTTTTACATATGTTGGTTGAAGGAGTTTCTCCTAATATTTCAACTTATCATACGCTTCTCAGGGGTCTTTCAAAGGGTGGTCTTATGAAAGAGGCATTGAAACTGGTTGATGACATGTTGGAAAGAGGTTTTGAGATTGATTCTGATGTGTATAACATTTTGGTTTCTGGGTATGGTAGGATTGGGAATAGGAGGGAAGCGATTAGGTTTTATTGTGAAATGATATCAAAAGGATTTGTCCCTCAAACTAGTACTTATAATGTGCTTATAAGTGAGTTTGCTAAAGTGGGAATGATGATTCAAGCAAGAGAGCTTATGAATGAGATGCAAGAGAAAATGGTTCCTCTTAATTCTTCGACTTATGACATATTGATAAGTGGGTGGTGTAAGTTAGCAAAGCGAGCTGAGCTGGAGAGGGCGTTGAGGGCTTCATATGAGTATAAAGTAAAAATGTTGTTAAATGAGATGAATGAGAAAGGTTTTGAGCCATGTGAGAGTACCTTTAGGTATATGACTTTGGTTTTTCAGAgacaaagaaagaaaaaaaagagtTGA